From one Lotus japonicus ecotype B-129 chromosome 3, LjGifu_v1.2 genomic stretch:
- the LOC130747122 gene encoding protein NRT1/ PTR FAMILY 1.2-like isoform X1 encodes MEKEEMDAALIHEEMAQQHKNPLVQRSKGGFITMPFIIANESLAKLASVGLIPNMILYLTKDYRVRVVKATQIMYYWLAATNFTPVVGAVIADSYLGRFLAIGLGSILCFLGMAVLWLTSMSPTARPPPCLHSTEDCQSATTSQLALLLSCFALISIGGGGISCSLAFGADQLKKKTDPDNQRVLESFISWYIALQAIAVVFSLTGIIYIQDHFGWKLGFGVPAALMLLSTFLFFIISPRYIKQKPHSSILTSLAQVTVVAYKNRKLAFPPKDSAGMYHHEKDSTLVAPSDKLRFLNKACIIKDREKDIASDGSASSTWSLCTIEQVEGLKAIIKVIPLWSSSIMISVSTSQTSFRLLQAKTMDRHITPSFEIPAGSFGLFSMVSVFITAGVYDRVILPLASKLRGKSVSISAKKRIGIGLFFSFLDFVVSAVIETIRRRRAVEEGYIDDPQAVLNMSAMWLILHHVLTGMAEAFNAIGQSEFYYSEFPSSMSSIAASLFSLGNAVGNLVASMIFRIVDDITSRGGKQSWVSDNINKGHYDKFYWLLTMMSFVNMLYYLVCSWGYGPSAEAEQGNNTNVHCEPEEAKQGSNGEQILNPR; translated from the exons ATGGAGAAGGAAGAAATGGATGCTGCTTTGATTCATGAGGAAATGGCTCAGCAACACAAGAATCCACTTGTACAAAGAAGCAAGGGTGGCTTCATCACCATGCCTTTCATTATAG CAAATGAGTCACTAGCTAAGCTTGCTAGTGTTGGGCTAATCCCAAACATGATACTGTATTTGACTAAGGATTACAGGGTGAGAGTAGTGAAAGCAACACAGATCATGTACTATTGGTTGGCAGCTACAAATTTCACTCCGGTGGTGGGTGCTGTCATTGCTGATTCATATTTGGGTCGCTTCCTCGCCATTGGTTTGGGTTCAATACTCTGTTTCCTG GGGATGGCAGTGTTGTGGTTAACATCCATGAGTCCAACGGCAAGACCTCCACCTTGTCTTCACTCAACTGAAGATTGCCAATCTGCAACAACAAGCCAATTAGCTCTCCTACTCTCTTGCTTTGCTCTCATATCCATTGGAGGTGGTGGCATCTCATGCTCCTTAGCATTTGGTGCTGATCAGCTCAAGAAAAAAACTGATCCTGATAACCAAAGGGTCTTGGAGAGCTTCATAAGCTGGTACATAGCTTTGCAAGCCATTGCTGTTGTTTTTTCTTTGACAGGAATAATTTACATCCAAGATCATTTTGGATGGAAACTGGGTTTTGGGGTTCCTGCAGCACTTATGCTCTTGTCCACTTTCCTATTCTTCATTATTTCTCCACGTTATATCAAGCAGAAACCTCACAGTAGTATTTTAACTAGCCTTGCCCAAGTAACAGTTGTTGCCTACAAGAATAGAAAACTTGCATTTCCCCCTAAGGACTCAGCTGGAATGTATCACCATGAGAAGGATTCAACACTCGTTGCTCCATCTGACAAACTGAG GTTTCTGAATAAAGCTTGCATCATCAAAGATAGAGAAAAAGATATAGCCTCTGATGGATCAGCCTCAAGCACATGGAGTCTTTGTACAATAGAGCAAGTGGAAGGACTAAAAGCCATCATCAAAGTGATTCCCCTTTGGTCTTCCAGCATCATGATATCAGTAAGCACTAGCCAAACCTCATTTCGGTTGCTCCAAGCTAAAACTATGGACAGACACATCACTCCAAGCTTCGAAATTCCTGCAGGCTCTTTTGGTCTCTTCTCAATGGTGTCAGTATTCATAACTGCGGGCGTCTACGATCGTGTGATCCTCCCTCTAGCATCAAAACTCAGAGGAAAATCAGTTTCTATCAGTGCGAAAAAGAGAATAGGAATTGGgctgtttttctcttttctggACTTTGTAGTTTCAGCAGTTATTGAAACCATAAGGAGAAGGAGAGCAGTTGAGGAAGGGTACATTGATGATCCTCAAGCAGTGTTGAACATGTCTGCAATGTGGCTTATCCTGCATCATGTTTTGACTGGTATGGCTGAAGCATTCAATGCAATAGGCCAATCAGAATTCTATTACTCCGAGTTTCCAAGCAGCATGTCAAGCATTGCTGCTTCCCTCTTCAGCCTTGGAAATGCTGTGGGAAACTTGGTGGCTTCTATGATATTCAGGATTGTGGATGACATTACTTCCAGAGGGGGAAAACAAAGTTGGGTCTCAGATAATATCAACAAGGGTCACTATGACAAGTTTTACTGGCTTCTTACCATGATGAGTTTTGTTAACATGCTGTACTATTTGGTTTGTAGTTGGGGTTATGGACCAAGTGCAGAAGCTGAACAAGGGAATAATACTAATGTTCACTGTGAGCCAGAGGAGGCAAAGCAAGGTTCCAATGGGGAACAAATTCTGAATCCTAGATAA
- the LOC130709497 gene encoding uncharacterized protein LOC130709497, whose amino-acid sequence MSLFLRLKHYLPNVLHAQPQPLHTTVVGLHARKLNVFSRNFGQAARKEEEEDVEEVEIDQRSLPADFDPATFDPTDHRGPPSERVFRLVDEVSSLTLAEGAELGLLLMNKMGIKDLPNIGYMKPGAANLAAMAAKAPAAAKEEQKPEKTVFELKLMSYEAASKIKVIKEVRGFTDLGLKEAKDLVEKTPSIIKKGVSKEEGEQIIEKLKALGANVVME is encoded by the coding sequence ATGAGCTTGtttttaagattaaaacattattTACCCAATGTTTTACACGCACAACCTCAACCTCTTCATACAACTGTAGTGGGGCTTCATGCTAGGAAATTAAATGTATTTTCAAGAAACTTTGGCCAAGCTGCTAggaaagaggaagaggaagatgtaGAGGAAGTGGAAATTGATCAAAGAAGTCTCCCGGCTGATTTTGATCCTGCCACATTCGATCCTACTGACCATCGTGGCCCTCCATCAGAGAGGGTTTTCAGGCTTGTTGATGAAGTGTCATCTCTAACGCTAGCTGAAGGTGCTGAATTGGGTCTCCTTCTGATGAACAAAATGGGGATAAAGGACTTGCCTAATATTGGATATATGAAACCAGGAGCAGCAAATTTGGCTGCAATGGCAGCAAAAGCACCAGCCGCAGCCAAGGAGGAGCAAAAGCCAGAAAAAACTGTATTTGAATTGAAACTGATGTCCTATGAAGCAGCTTCCAAAATTAAAGTCATCAAGGAGGTCCGGGGGTTTACTGATCTAGGTTTGAAAGAGGCCAAGGATTTAGTGGAAAAAACACCTTCTATCATAAAGAAAGGTGTTTCAAAGGAAGAAGGTGAACAGATAATAGAGAAACTGAAAGCTCTTGGTGCAAATGTCGTCATGGAATAA
- the LOC130709496 gene encoding protein NRT1/ PTR FAMILY 1.2-like, with protein MDKEVELAYAAVEDESQPQRRKGGLITMPFIIANEALARVATIGLLPNMILYLMGTYRLHLGTATQILLLSSASSNFTPVVGAFIADSYLGRFLAVGLGSAITLLGMALLWLTAMTPQARPPTCNHAAESCKSATSGQMAILLSAFALMSIGNGGLSCSLAFGADQVNRKNNSNNPRVLEIFFTWYYASTTIAVIIALTGIVYIQDHLGWKLGFGIPAALMLLSTVFFLLASPLYIKNKIQTSLITGFAQVTVAAFKNRKLSLPPKNSAELYHRRKDSDLVIPTDKLRFLNKACVIKDPKQDITSDGSASDPWRLCTIDQVEELKAIIRVIPLWSSGIMMSLNIGGSFGLLQAKSMNRHITSHFEVPAGSFSVILVAVIFLWIALYDRAFLPLASKIRGKPVRISAKRRMGIGLLFSFLHLVTSATLETIRRKRAIEAGYINNAHGVLNMSAMWLAPQLCLGGIAEAFNAIGQNEFYYTEFPRTMSSVASSLLGLGMAAGNIVSSFVFSAVENITSSGGKEGWVSDNINKGRFDKYYWVVVGISGLNLVYYLICSWAYGPTVDQISKVAEENGSKVSGEIGSKEKELTELQNVGQVDKVSKISEENGSKEEELSELRINGVQDEH; from the exons ATGGACAAGGAAGTTGAGCTTGCTTATGCTGCAGTTGAAGATGAATCACAACCACAGAGGCGCAAGGGTGGTCTAATTACCATGCCTTTCATTATTG CAAATGAGGCACTTGCAAGGGTAGCAACCATAGGCCTATTGCCAAACATGATATTGTATTTGATGGGGACTTACAGGCTTCATCTTGGCACAGCAACTCAGATACTTCTCTTGTCTTCTGCAAGCAGCAATTTCACGCCTGTGGTGGGTGCTTTCATTGCTGATTCTTATCTGGGTCGGTTCCTTGCTGTTGGATTAGGTTCTGCCATCACTTTGCTG GGAATGGCACTCCTCTGGCTAACAGCCATGACCCCACAGGCAAGGCCTCCCACTTGCAACCATGCAGCTGAAAGTTGTAAATCAGCAACGTCAGGGCAAATGGCAATCTTGCTCTCTGCTTTTGCTCTCATGTCCATTGGAAATGGTGGCCTTTCATGTTCCTTAGCATTTGGTGCAGACCAGGTGAATAGAAAAAACAACTCCAATAACCCCAGGGTCTTGGAAATATTCTTCACCTGGTACTATGCTTCTACAACTATTGCTGTCATAATTGCCCTCACAGGAATAGTATATATCCAAGACCATCTTGGATGGAAACTTGGTTTTGGAATTCCAGCAGCGCTCATGCTCTTATCTACTGTCTTCTTCCTCCTTGCTTCTCCACTTTATATAAAGAACAAAATACAAACCAGCTTGATCACTGGATTTGCCCAAGTAACTGTTGCTGCATTTAAGAACAGAAAACTTTCATTACCACCTAAGAACTCGGCCGAACTTTACCATCGTAGGAAGGATTCAGATCTTGTTATTCCAACTGATAAACTAAG GTTTCTAAACAAAGCTTGTGTCATCAAGGATCCAAAACAAGATATAACCTCTGATGGGTCAGCATCAGATCCTTGGAGACTTTGCACAATAGATCAAGTAGAGGAACTAAAAGCTATTATCAGAGTCATTCCCTTGTGGTCTTCAGGGATCATGATGTCCCTTAACATTGGAGGCTCATTTGGATTGCTGCAAGCTAAATCCATGAACAGACATATCACCTCTCACTTTGAAGTTCCAGCAGGGTCTTTCAGTGTAATCCTGGTAGCTGTAATATTTCTATGGATAGCTCTCTATGATCGCGCGTTTCTTCCTCTAGCATCGAAGATCAGAGGAAAACCAGTTAGGATCAGTGCAAAGAGAAGAATGGGAATTGGattgcttttctcttttctccACTTGGTAACTTCAGCAACCTTGGAGACCATAAGGCGAAAGAGAGCAATTGAGGCGGGATATATCAACAATGCTCATGGAGTGTTGAACATGTCGGCAATGTGGCTGGCCCCTCAGCTTTGCTTGGGTGGCATAGCTGAAGCATTCAATGCAATTGGTCAGAATGAGTTTTATTACACTGAGTTTCCTAGGACTATGTCTAGTGTTGCTTCTTCCCTTCTTGGACTGGGAATGGCTGCAGGGAACATTGTATCTTCTTTTGTATTCAGTGCTGTGGAAAACATTACCTCAAGTGGAGGAAAAGAGGGTTGGGTTTCAGATAACATAAACAAGGGTCGTTTCGACAAGTACTACTGGGTTGTTGTTGGAATTAGTGGTCTTAATTTAGTGTATTATCTAATATGCAGTTGGGCTTATGGACCTACTGTTGATCAAATATCCAAGGTAGCTGAAGAAAACGGCTCCAAGGTTAGTGGAGAAATTGGCTCAAAAGAGAAAGAGTTAACTGAATTGCAGAACGTGGGTCAGGTTGATAAAGTCTCGAAGATTAGTGAAGAAAATGGCTCCAAGGAGGAAGAGTTGTCTGAACTAAGGATTAATGGGGTTCAGGATGAACATTAA
- the LOC130747122 gene encoding protein NRT1/ PTR FAMILY 1.2-like isoform X2 — MEKEEMDAALIHEEMAQQHKNPLVQRSKGGFITMPFIIANESLAKLASVGLIPNMILYLTKDYRVRVVKATQIMYYWLAATNFTPVVGAVIADSYLGRFLAIGLGSILCFLGMAVLWLTSMSPTARPPPCLHSTEDCQSATTSQLALLLSCFALISIGGGGISCSLAFGADQLKKKTDPDNQRVLESFISWFLNKACIIKDREKDIASDGSASSTWSLCTIEQVEGLKAIIKVIPLWSSSIMISVSTSQTSFRLLQAKTMDRHITPSFEIPAGSFGLFSMVSVFITAGVYDRVILPLASKLRGKSVSISAKKRIGIGLFFSFLDFVVSAVIETIRRRRAVEEGYIDDPQAVLNMSAMWLILHHVLTGMAEAFNAIGQSEFYYSEFPSSMSSIAASLFSLGNAVGNLVASMIFRIVDDITSRGGKQSWVSDNINKGHYDKFYWLLTMMSFVNMLYYLVCSWGYGPSAEAEQGNNTNVHCEPEEAKQGSNGEQILNPR, encoded by the exons ATGGAGAAGGAAGAAATGGATGCTGCTTTGATTCATGAGGAAATGGCTCAGCAACACAAGAATCCACTTGTACAAAGAAGCAAGGGTGGCTTCATCACCATGCCTTTCATTATAG CAAATGAGTCACTAGCTAAGCTTGCTAGTGTTGGGCTAATCCCAAACATGATACTGTATTTGACTAAGGATTACAGGGTGAGAGTAGTGAAAGCAACACAGATCATGTACTATTGGTTGGCAGCTACAAATTTCACTCCGGTGGTGGGTGCTGTCATTGCTGATTCATATTTGGGTCGCTTCCTCGCCATTGGTTTGGGTTCAATACTCTGTTTCCTG GGGATGGCAGTGTTGTGGTTAACATCCATGAGTCCAACGGCAAGACCTCCACCTTGTCTTCACTCAACTGAAGATTGCCAATCTGCAACAACAAGCCAATTAGCTCTCCTACTCTCTTGCTTTGCTCTCATATCCATTGGAGGTGGTGGCATCTCATGCTCCTTAGCATTTGGTGCTGATCAGCTCAAGAAAAAAACTGATCCTGATAACCAAAGGGTCTTGGAGAGCTTCATAAGCTG GTTTCTGAATAAAGCTTGCATCATCAAAGATAGAGAAAAAGATATAGCCTCTGATGGATCAGCCTCAAGCACATGGAGTCTTTGTACAATAGAGCAAGTGGAAGGACTAAAAGCCATCATCAAAGTGATTCCCCTTTGGTCTTCCAGCATCATGATATCAGTAAGCACTAGCCAAACCTCATTTCGGTTGCTCCAAGCTAAAACTATGGACAGACACATCACTCCAAGCTTCGAAATTCCTGCAGGCTCTTTTGGTCTCTTCTCAATGGTGTCAGTATTCATAACTGCGGGCGTCTACGATCGTGTGATCCTCCCTCTAGCATCAAAACTCAGAGGAAAATCAGTTTCTATCAGTGCGAAAAAGAGAATAGGAATTGGgctgtttttctcttttctggACTTTGTAGTTTCAGCAGTTATTGAAACCATAAGGAGAAGGAGAGCAGTTGAGGAAGGGTACATTGATGATCCTCAAGCAGTGTTGAACATGTCTGCAATGTGGCTTATCCTGCATCATGTTTTGACTGGTATGGCTGAAGCATTCAATGCAATAGGCCAATCAGAATTCTATTACTCCGAGTTTCCAAGCAGCATGTCAAGCATTGCTGCTTCCCTCTTCAGCCTTGGAAATGCTGTGGGAAACTTGGTGGCTTCTATGATATTCAGGATTGTGGATGACATTACTTCCAGAGGGGGAAAACAAAGTTGGGTCTCAGATAATATCAACAAGGGTCACTATGACAAGTTTTACTGGCTTCTTACCATGATGAGTTTTGTTAACATGCTGTACTATTTGGTTTGTAGTTGGGGTTATGGACCAAGTGCAGAAGCTGAACAAGGGAATAATACTAATGTTCACTGTGAGCCAGAGGAGGCAAAGCAAGGTTCCAATGGGGAACAAATTCTGAATCCTAGATAA
- the LOC130747123 gene encoding protein PLANT CADMIUM RESISTANCE 8-like, translated as MPNDQDQRTQQNEPVGSRYEANTTQQVGKPWSTGLFDCHENQTNAVMTSFLPCVQFGQIAEVLDGGELSCPLGSFIYLLMMPALCTQWIMGSKYRTKLRKKYDLVEAPYSDVISHVFCPCCSLCQEFRELKIRGLDPALGWNGILAEQQRERQQNGQTLNDPPSNQAMSH; from the exons ATGCCGAACGATCAGGATCAGAGGACTCAACAGAATGAACCCGTTGGCTCAAGGTATGAAGCAAATACAACTCAGCAAGTAGGGAAGCCATGGAGTACTGGACTATTTGACTGCCATGAGAATCAGACAAATG CTGTTATGACATCATTTTTACCTTGTGTACAATTTGGGCAGATAGCAGAAGTATTGGATGGTGGAGAACTGA GTTGTCCTTTGGGAAGCTTCATTTACCTACTAATGATGCCTGCTTTGTGCACTCAATGGATCATGGGGTCAAAGTACAGAACAAAGTTGAGGAAGAAGTATGATTTGGTGGAAGCTCCATATTCAGATGTGATCTCTCATGTCTTTTGTCCATGTTGTTCTCTCTGTCAGGAGTTCAGAGAGCTTAAGATTAGAGGACTTGACCCTGCTCTTG GATGGAATGGAATTCTTGCTGAACAACAGCGTGAAAGACAGCAAAATGGTCAAACATTGAATGATCCTCCTTCAAACCAAGCCATGTCCCACTAA